Proteins from one Salinispora arenicola genomic window:
- a CDS encoding ABC transporter ATP-binding protein → MSRTFPGPPAVQALRPVDLVVSAGESVAITGPSGSGKSTLLHLLGLLDRSSSGSYLLDGSDTGALSDAERTRLRGRRIGFVFQGFYLVSHRSALENVMLALVYCDTPRRRRRAMALQALERVRLAHRAHAMPNTLSGGERQRVAIARALVTRPAVLLADEPTGNLDSITAEEVLTHFEELHQDGQATIVVTHDREVARRASRQLHIRDGLLADLGTGGSDAA, encoded by the coding sequence GTGTCGAGGACATTCCCGGGTCCACCGGCGGTCCAGGCGTTGAGACCCGTGGACCTGGTGGTGTCGGCCGGCGAATCCGTGGCGATCACCGGCCCATCGGGCTCCGGCAAGAGCACGCTGCTGCACCTTCTGGGCCTCCTCGACCGCTCGTCGTCCGGCAGCTACCTGCTTGACGGCTCGGACACAGGGGCGCTCTCTGACGCTGAGCGTACCCGCCTCCGTGGTCGGCGAATCGGGTTCGTCTTTCAGGGGTTCTACCTCGTATCGCACCGGTCGGCCCTGGAGAACGTCATGCTGGCTCTCGTGTATTGCGATACGCCGCGCCGCCGTCGCCGAGCCATGGCCCTCCAGGCACTCGAGCGCGTCCGTCTCGCACACCGGGCACACGCGATGCCGAACACCCTGTCGGGTGGGGAACGGCAGCGGGTCGCCATCGCGCGGGCACTCGTGACCAGGCCGGCGGTCCTGCTCGCGGACGAACCGACCGGGAACCTCGACTCGATCACGGCCGAGGAGGTACTGACCCACTTCGAGGAGTTGCACCAGGACGGACAGGCGACCATCGTCGTCACCCACGATCGGGAGGTGGCACGTCGCGCGAGCCGACAGCTCCACATCCGGGACGGGCTGCTGGCCGACCTCGGGACCGGCGGCTCCGATGCTGCGTGA
- a CDS encoding helix-turn-helix transcriptional regulator — translation MTRPAWTIPEITAQLDMSDMRIRVALDRLAEMKLVHASWQDPHRLVPVSPSVGLRLLLASAESDVDRHREKLEQTRAAVAALVEAQDAARTREGVVRLEGLDALHGRITELAALARTEMSVLKPGGGNHPGGVDATRHLDEKILRRGLLLRSVFQESVRGHSASFGYVRSLARLGAQTRTVPAVPQMMFTFDDQVALVPLDPSDPSEGALEMRSPGAVATARALFEQVWVSATPIEQTSRRCGGRPIPLERVLLELLAEGHTDQTAARRLDCSLRTVRRMMAQIMAELNARSRFQAGLRVAENGWLTPVDEVFE, via the coding sequence GTGACGAGGCCAGCCTGGACAATCCCGGAGATCACTGCGCAACTCGATATGTCCGACATGCGCATTCGTGTCGCACTCGACCGCCTTGCCGAGATGAAACTGGTGCACGCCTCGTGGCAGGACCCTCACCGGCTCGTACCGGTCAGTCCCAGCGTCGGGCTGCGACTCCTGCTGGCTAGCGCCGAGTCGGACGTTGACCGCCACAGGGAGAAGCTCGAGCAGACCCGAGCGGCCGTCGCGGCACTGGTCGAGGCGCAGGACGCGGCCCGGACCCGCGAGGGCGTGGTCCGACTGGAGGGCCTCGACGCCCTTCATGGACGCATCACGGAACTGGCCGCCTTGGCCCGTACGGAGATGTCCGTCCTCAAGCCTGGTGGCGGGAACCATCCTGGGGGTGTGGACGCGACCCGCCACCTCGACGAGAAGATCCTCCGTCGCGGGCTGCTACTGCGCAGCGTGTTTCAGGAGAGCGTGCGGGGTCACTCGGCGAGTTTCGGGTACGTCCGTTCGCTTGCCCGACTCGGAGCGCAAACGCGGACGGTGCCAGCGGTCCCACAGATGATGTTCACCTTCGACGACCAGGTGGCCCTGGTGCCACTCGACCCGTCCGACCCGTCCGAGGGAGCGCTGGAGATGCGCAGTCCCGGCGCGGTCGCCACTGCGCGCGCGCTGTTCGAGCAGGTGTGGGTGAGCGCCACTCCGATAGAACAGACCAGTCGGCGGTGCGGCGGTAGGCCAATACCACTGGAGCGGGTACTGCTGGAATTGCTAGCTGAGGGACACACTGACCAGACGGCTGCCCGCCGTCTGGACTGCTCGTTACGGACGGTTCGCCGAATGATGGCACAAATAATGGCTGAACTGAACGCGCGAAGCCGTTTTCAGGCCGGCTTGAGGGTGGCTGAGAACGGTTGGCTGACCCCGGTCGACGAGGTTTTCGAATGA
- a CDS encoding SigE family RNA polymerase sigma factor, with amino-acid sequence MAGQDQYAGFREFVLSRGQALSRAAYLLTGDHQAAEDLLQEALTRTVRHWRRIERDGRPEAYVRTVMVNQLRSWYRRRRPIELPTASVPDRPGGADVADHVTQQAALARLLAWLPPRQRAVLYLRYYEDLSEVDTARLLRCSVGTVKRHTHDALVRLRKQPAHLLDSHPTSEAQR; translated from the coding sequence ATGGCGGGTCAGGACCAGTACGCGGGGTTTCGGGAGTTCGTTCTGTCGCGGGGACAGGCACTCTCCCGGGCCGCCTACCTACTGACTGGTGACCATCAGGCAGCCGAGGACCTCCTGCAGGAGGCCCTGACCAGGACCGTGCGGCACTGGCGGCGGATCGAGCGCGACGGCCGCCCCGAGGCCTACGTCCGAACTGTCATGGTGAACCAGCTACGTTCGTGGTATCGACGGCGGCGCCCGATCGAGCTACCAACCGCCAGCGTGCCGGACAGGCCGGGCGGGGCCGACGTCGCCGACCACGTGACCCAACAGGCCGCGCTGGCTCGCCTCCTGGCGTGGCTCCCGCCCCGTCAGCGGGCAGTGCTGTACCTGCGGTACTACGAAGACCTGTCGGAGGTCGACACCGCTCGACTACTGCGGTGTTCGGTGGGCACGGTCAAGCGCCACACGCACGATGCACTCGTACGCCTTCGAAAACAGCCTGCGCACCTGTTGGATTCGCACCCCACATCGGAGGCACAAAGATGA
- the selD gene encoding selenide, water dikinase SelD, producing the protein MDLVGDSLRLTRYARGGGCACKIPPGELESTLAGVCSPLTAPAYELLVGLESGDDAAAVQLSGDTAIIATTDFFTPVVDDPYDWGRVAAANALSDIYAMGGDPILAVNLLAWPRDLLPMTIATEVLRGGQDIAREAGCHLAGGHSIDDAEPKYGMAVTGIGDARRLLRNDAGRAGMPLSLTKPLGVGVLNSRHKATGDVFPAAVATMTALNRDASHAALRAGATCATDVTGFGLLGHLHKLARASGVTAIVDAAAVPYLDGAREAVRDGFVSGGSRRNLDWVRPHTRWGAGVTDLERLLLADAQTSGGMLIAGEIPGATVIGELAPADGEHTLVVG; encoded by the coding sequence ATGGATTTGGTCGGGGACTCGTTGCGTCTGACCCGGTACGCCCGTGGCGGCGGCTGCGCGTGCAAGATCCCGCCGGGGGAGCTTGAGTCCACGCTGGCCGGTGTGTGCAGCCCGCTGACCGCACCGGCTTATGAGCTGCTCGTCGGCTTGGAGAGCGGCGATGACGCTGCGGCGGTCCAGCTCTCCGGCGATACCGCGATCATCGCGACCACCGATTTTTTCACGCCGGTCGTCGACGACCCGTACGACTGGGGCCGGGTCGCCGCCGCGAACGCCCTGTCCGACATCTACGCGATGGGCGGAGATCCGATCCTGGCCGTCAATCTGCTGGCCTGGCCGCGTGACCTGCTGCCAATGACGATTGCCACTGAGGTCCTGCGCGGCGGCCAGGATATCGCCCGTGAGGCCGGCTGTCATCTCGCAGGGGGGCACAGCATCGACGACGCCGAACCCAAGTACGGGATGGCGGTCACCGGGATCGGCGACGCCCGTCGGTTGCTGCGCAACGACGCCGGACGGGCGGGGATGCCACTGAGCCTGACCAAACCGCTAGGCGTCGGCGTCCTGAACTCGCGGCACAAGGCGACTGGTGACGTCTTCCCGGCCGCCGTCGCCACGATGACCGCCCTCAACAGGGACGCCTCCCACGCAGCCCTGCGCGCCGGCGCGACCTGCGCGACCGATGTGACCGGCTTTGGCCTGCTCGGACATCTACACAAGCTCGCCCGCGCCAGCGGAGTGACCGCGATAGTTGATGCGGCCGCGGTGCCGTACCTGGACGGCGCCCGGGAGGCCGTCCGGGACGGGTTCGTCAGCGGAGGCAGCCGCCGCAACCTCGACTGGGTGCGGCCGCACACGCGCTGGGGCGCGGGTGTCACCGACCTAGAGCGGCTGCTGCTCGCCGACGCGCAGACCTCCGGTGGCATGCTGATCGCGGGGGAGATCCCCGGCGCCACGGTGATCGGCGAGCTGGCTCCCGCCGATGGCGAGCACACCCTGGTCGTCGGGTGA
- the selA gene encoding L-seryl-tRNA(Sec) selenium transferase, whose protein sequence is MTDDPRRQIPRTDTVLADPRLSEAHRMFGAEVVKQAVREAQQRARDGRIEPSDVLPAALAALPPAPALLRRVINATGVVLHTNLGRAPLSVAAIEAVTFAAGYVDIEYDVTTGVRAPRGRSALDALRAAVPDAGDVHVVNNGAAAIVLAATALAARREIVVARSEMVEIGDGFRLHELLASTGARLREVGATNRVHLRDYTDAVGPRTGFILKVHPSNFRIEGFTSAVGVAELARLPVPVVADIGSGLLRPEPLLPDEPDAATWLREGATVVTASGDKLLGGPQAGLLLGRQEAIEELRRHPLARALRVDKLTLAALEATLRRPVTPTASALHADEGELRERAGKLAARLAASGIAATVTPSAGVVGGGSAPGLRLPGWAVRLPPGLAEPLRHGVPCVVGRVHDGHFLLDLRCVPPAEDDAVAQVVERACS, encoded by the coding sequence GTGACCGACGACCCGCGCCGGCAGATCCCCCGCACCGACACTGTGCTCGCCGATCCACGTCTGTCCGAGGCGCACCGGATGTTCGGAGCCGAGGTGGTGAAGCAGGCGGTCCGGGAGGCCCAGCAGCGGGCCCGGGACGGCCGGATCGAGCCCTCCGACGTCTTGCCTGCCGCCCTCGCCGCACTGCCGCCGGCCCCCGCGCTGCTGCGCCGGGTCATCAACGCGACCGGCGTGGTGCTGCACACCAACCTCGGCCGCGCGCCGCTGTCGGTTGCGGCCATCGAGGCCGTCACCTTTGCCGCCGGATACGTTGACATCGAGTACGACGTGACCACCGGCGTCCGTGCCCCCCGCGGCCGTAGCGCCCTTGACGCCCTACGAGCCGCCGTGCCCGACGCCGGTGACGTGCATGTGGTCAACAATGGGGCGGCCGCGATTGTGCTGGCCGCCACCGCGCTCGCAGCGCGCCGGGAGATCGTCGTCGCTCGGTCCGAGATGGTGGAGATCGGCGACGGCTTCCGGCTGCACGAGCTGCTGGCCAGCACCGGTGCCCGGTTGCGCGAGGTAGGCGCCACCAACCGGGTGCACCTGCGCGACTACACCGATGCCGTTGGCCCGCGGACTGGATTCATCCTCAAGGTCCACCCCTCCAACTTCCGGATCGAGGGCTTCACCTCGGCTGTCGGCGTAGCCGAGCTGGCCAGGCTACCGGTCCCGGTGGTCGCCGACATTGGGTCAGGGCTGCTGCGCCCGGAACCGCTGTTGCCGGACGAGCCGGACGCCGCGACCTGGCTGCGCGAGGGCGCGACGGTCGTGACCGCGAGCGGTGACAAACTACTCGGCGGCCCGCAGGCTGGGCTCCTGCTCGGCCGCCAGGAGGCGATCGAGGAACTGCGCCGCCACCCTCTCGCCCGGGCGCTGCGCGTCGACAAGCTCACCCTTGCCGCGCTGGAGGCGACCCTTCGCCGGCCCGTCACCCCCACCGCCTCAGCCCTGCACGCCGACGAGGGGGAACTGCGGGAACGCGCAGGTAAGCTGGCAGCCCGGCTGGCGGCGAGCGGCATCGCGGCGACGGTGACGCCCAGCGCCGGGGTCGTCGGCGGTGGCTCGGCGCCGGGCCTGCGGCTGCCCGGCTGGGCCGTTCGACTCCCACCAGGACTCGCCGAGCCGCTGCGCCACGGCGTCCCCTGCGTGGTCGGTCGGGTTCACGACGGCCACTTCCTGTTGGACCTGCGTTGCGTCCCGCCGGCTGAGGACGACGCGGTGGCGCAGGTGGTGGAACGCGCATGTTCGTGA
- a CDS encoding MauE/DoxX family redox-associated membrane protein — protein sequence MVAVALAASSVTLGGALLLATAGLLHLRDRRGLRVVLAVQRQLPEWSRAPMAALLPSVELTVGLAVVATILGPAPVGTAACIAQALTYLGFTLYTRRVRRSTPAAPCGCFSGPEPVNSAVVLRNVVFTTSSAGSAVTVALAPPVVPAVLPIVLAASICVAVLAWALPAVLATRTSTDLPFDATSTTSADGRRPAGRLS from the coding sequence ATGGTCGCGGTGGCATTGGCGGCTTCGTCCGTCACGCTCGGAGGGGCACTGCTGCTCGCCACGGCGGGTCTGCTACATCTACGCGACCGGCGTGGCCTCCGCGTAGTTCTGGCCGTCCAACGTCAGCTGCCCGAGTGGTCCCGTGCACCGATGGCGGCCCTGCTGCCTTCAGTGGAGCTCACGGTCGGCCTCGCCGTGGTCGCGACGATCTTGGGTCCGGCGCCGGTCGGCACCGCCGCGTGCATTGCCCAGGCGCTGACGTACCTGGGCTTCACCCTCTACACCCGGCGGGTACGGCGATCCACCCCGGCTGCGCCCTGCGGATGCTTCTCCGGCCCCGAGCCGGTCAACAGTGCCGTCGTGCTCCGCAACGTGGTCTTCACCACCAGCTCTGCCGGTTCGGCGGTCACTGTCGCGCTCGCGCCACCCGTCGTGCCGGCGGTCCTCCCGATCGTACTGGCCGCCTCGATATGCGTCGCCGTGCTGGCCTGGGCACTGCCCGCCGTGCTAGCCACCCGTACGTCAACGGATCTGCCATTCGACGCCACGTCCACCACATCGGCCGACGGGCGACGGCCCGCCGGACGCCTGTCCTGA
- the selB gene encoding selenocysteine-specific translation elongation factor, protein MFVIATAGHVDHGKSTLVRALTGMEPDRWAEERHRGMTIDLGFAWTTLDDEHMTAFVDVPGHQRFVTNMLAGVGPVSAVLFVIAADEGWRRQSAEHLAALQALGVRHGVLVVTRCDLADPGPAIEQARERLRDTGLAGMPAVAVSAASGRGLAALRAALRELTRALPAPRPGPARLWVDRTFTVRGSGTVVTGTLGSGTIAVGDELVLEPAGRTVQVRGLQSLKTKVERAEAVSRLAVNLRGLGANEVRRGHALVQPGAFAQVATLDVRLVRHPDRLPSHLVLHVGSAAVPVRLRMLGPHAARLTLTTALPLHMGERGLLRDPGAQHIVAGIVILDTMPPQLHARGDARRRATQLTGMSDRPDAVADIARRGAVRREALVTAGVLAHEAEVPADVVAVGEWLVAPALWKTWVSALSAAVDEWAAANPLSPGLAPEAAAGRAGITDLRLIGALMADAGLVLGSGAVRRKDAKIRFPEPVRRALDVIRARLREDPFAAPSAKELTRHRLSRQHLAAAVNAGLLCRLAPDVYLLPDAPAEAAHRLSGIDQPFTVSQARIAWGTSRRVAVPLLEYLDNQGTTRRTGNTHRLSGSPYCSWAFPP, encoded by the coding sequence ATGTTCGTGATCGCCACAGCCGGCCACGTCGACCACGGAAAGTCGACGCTGGTGCGGGCACTGACCGGCATGGAACCCGACCGCTGGGCCGAGGAACGCCACCGTGGCATGACCATCGACCTCGGGTTCGCCTGGACCACCCTCGACGACGAGCACATGACCGCGTTCGTCGACGTGCCCGGCCACCAGCGATTCGTGACGAACATGCTCGCCGGCGTTGGGCCGGTCTCCGCCGTCCTGTTCGTCATCGCCGCCGACGAGGGCTGGCGACGACAGTCGGCCGAGCACCTGGCGGCGCTGCAGGCCCTCGGCGTGCGCCACGGCGTCCTCGTGGTCACCCGCTGCGATCTCGCCGACCCCGGCCCGGCCATCGAGCAGGCACGCGAGCGGCTGCGCGATACCGGTCTGGCCGGAATGCCCGCGGTCGCGGTATCCGCGGCCTCCGGCCGCGGCCTCGCCGCTCTGCGCGCCGCGCTGCGCGAACTCACGCGGGCACTTCCGGCGCCCAGGCCGGGTCCGGCGAGACTCTGGGTCGATCGAACTTTCACGGTACGGGGCAGCGGCACCGTGGTCACCGGAACACTCGGGTCAGGCACCATAGCGGTCGGCGACGAACTCGTGCTCGAACCCGCAGGCCGAACCGTACAGGTCCGCGGCCTGCAGAGCCTCAAAACCAAGGTCGAACGGGCCGAGGCGGTATCCCGGCTGGCGGTCAACCTACGCGGCCTAGGCGCCAACGAGGTTCGACGCGGACACGCACTAGTCCAGCCGGGCGCTTTCGCCCAGGTCGCCACCTTGGACGTACGGCTGGTGCGGCACCCCGACAGATTGCCATCTCATCTCGTCCTGCACGTCGGCTCCGCGGCGGTGCCTGTCCGCCTGAGGATGCTCGGACCGCACGCCGCCCGCCTCACCCTGACCACCGCACTACCACTACACATGGGCGAGCGGGGCCTCCTGCGCGACCCAGGTGCCCAGCACATCGTCGCCGGCATCGTCATCCTCGACACCATGCCCCCGCAACTCCACGCCCGAGGCGATGCCAGACGCCGGGCCACACAACTGACGGGCATGAGCGATCGGCCCGACGCGGTTGCTGACATCGCCCGTCGAGGGGCTGTCAGGCGCGAAGCGCTCGTCACCGCAGGAGTTCTAGCCCACGAAGCCGAGGTGCCGGCAGACGTCGTCGCCGTAGGCGAGTGGCTGGTCGCCCCGGCCCTCTGGAAGACCTGGGTGTCCGCGTTGAGCGCAGCTGTCGACGAGTGGGCGGCGGCGAACCCGCTCTCACCCGGCCTCGCGCCGGAGGCGGCTGCCGGGCGGGCCGGCATCACCGACCTCCGGCTGATCGGAGCGCTGATGGCCGACGCGGGGCTCGTGCTCGGCAGCGGCGCCGTGCGCCGCAAGGATGCCAAGATCCGGTTCCCCGAACCAGTGCGCCGCGCACTCGACGTGATTCGCGCACGACTGCGTGAAGACCCGTTCGCCGCCCCCAGCGCCAAGGAACTCACACGACACCGGTTGTCCCGGCAGCACCTGGCCGCCGCAGTCAACGCGGGTCTGCTCTGCCGTCTCGCACCCGATGTATACCTGCTACCCGACGCGCCGGCCGAGGCGGCGCACCGACTCTCGGGCATCGATCAGCCATTCACTGTCAGCCAGGCCCGCATCGCATGGGGCACCAGCCGCCGCGTCGCGGTACCGCTTCTCGAGTACCTCGACAATCAGGGCACCACCCGACGCACGGGCAACACGCACCGGTTGTCGGGTTCCCCGTACTGTAGCTGGGCCTTTCCTCCCTGA
- a CDS encoding IS1380 family transposase yields the protein MKATATRPKIMVTGGGRGVVGHVGARLLADLADATALTSVFSEALAGLRQRQGGHDPGRISVDLAVMLADGGEAIGDLAVLRDQQALFGPVASDPTAWRLLAQLDDKMLAELRSARAHAREIAWAQHAEVRGDLPQPMVAGQPVDGLVLDIDATLVMCHSEKESATRTWKKTFGYHPLLCFLDNTGEALAGLLREGRAGSNTTADHITVLDQALTQIPDAYRHGTPILLRADAAGSSHGFLAHVRSLREQHLDIRFSVGAAMTEPVREAIRAATGWVPAIDNGGDLREHAEVCEITGLFDPAGWPEGTRFLVRRERPHPGAHLSLFDTVEGWRHQIIATDTPPGGGSIQFLEARHRAHARVEDRIRCGKNTGFGRFPSRVFAINQAWLQLALTGIDLIAWTQNLLLDGDLARAEPKKLRYRLLHVAARITRTARRTRLAIAADWPWTDTLTSAFKKLTALPRPTG from the coding sequence GTGAAGGCTACCGCAACACGTCCGAAGATCATGGTGACCGGTGGTGGGCGGGGCGTGGTGGGTCACGTCGGTGCCCGGCTGCTCGCTGACTTGGCCGACGCTACTGCGCTGACCAGCGTGTTTAGTGAGGCCCTGGCGGGGCTGCGGCAGAGGCAGGGCGGGCACGACCCGGGTCGGATCTCCGTCGATCTTGCCGTGATGCTCGCCGACGGCGGTGAGGCCATCGGTGACCTGGCAGTACTACGAGACCAGCAGGCCCTGTTCGGGCCGGTGGCATCCGACCCGACCGCATGGCGGCTGTTGGCACAACTCGACGACAAGATGCTGGCCGAACTGCGATCCGCCCGCGCTCACGCCCGTGAGATCGCCTGGGCCCAGCACGCCGAGGTCCGCGGTGACCTGCCGCAGCCGATGGTGGCCGGCCAGCCGGTGGACGGCCTGGTCCTGGACATCGACGCGACCCTCGTGATGTGCCACTCCGAGAAGGAATCGGCGACCCGGACCTGGAAGAAGACCTTCGGCTACCACCCGCTGCTGTGCTTTCTGGACAACACCGGCGAAGCCCTCGCCGGCCTGCTACGCGAAGGCCGTGCCGGATCCAACACCACCGCCGACCACATCACCGTGCTCGACCAGGCCCTCACTCAGATCCCCGACGCCTACCGGCACGGCACGCCGATCCTGCTGCGCGCCGACGCTGCCGGTTCCAGTCACGGGTTCCTCGCCCACGTCCGATCCTTGCGCGAACAGCACCTCGACATCCGGTTCTCCGTCGGCGCCGCGATGACCGAACCCGTGCGTGAGGCGATCAGGGCCGCGACCGGCTGGGTTCCCGCCATCGACAACGGCGGTGACCTGCGTGAACATGCCGAGGTCTGCGAGATTACCGGCCTGTTCGACCCAGCGGGCTGGCCTGAGGGCACCCGGTTCCTGGTCCGCCGGGAACGCCCGCACCCCGGCGCTCACCTGTCGCTGTTCGACACCGTCGAGGGCTGGCGGCACCAAATCATCGCCACCGACACCCCGCCCGGCGGTGGCAGCATCCAGTTCCTGGAGGCCCGGCACCGGGCACACGCCCGCGTCGAGGACCGCATCCGCTGCGGCAAGAACACCGGCTTCGGCCGGTTCCCGTCCCGCGTCTTCGCCATCAACCAGGCCTGGCTACAACTCGCCCTGACCGGCATCGACCTGATCGCCTGGACCCAGAACCTGCTCCTGGACGGCGACCTCGCCCGCGCCGAACCCAAGAAACTGCGCTACCGGCTCCTGCACGTCGCGGCCCGGATCACCCGTACCGCCCGCAGGACACGACTCGCCATCGCCGCCGACTGGCCCTGGACCGACACCCTGACCAGCGCGTTCAAGAAACTCACCGCGCTGCCCCGGCCCACCGGCTGA
- a CDS encoding HlyD family efflux transporter periplasmic adaptor subunit: MSRSLGRFIRSTFHYATIRRHGNDGEPVGPPGLLRPTGGRRRWVVWLSALALVAAVGPGWIGRDIRSPDELARRAQAPPPSRITAEVERRQLSTSVVIRGDVRFDQATEVTVDGDIGDRSAGALVVTGRIPRPGTRLAEGAVVVEVSGRPIFVLQGALPMYRPLRPGATGTDVRQLELALGRLGLFPHRPDDIYDGRTADAVAELFRNAGYEPVERSSEERQLMGAAETHLLAARSGMREAEARLAEARRPPSRSQILAAEGGVDEARRSIEVAIARRAEAVAAGAPASELAALDGEIAAARNRLAVAESELVELISPADTRAQTRAVQDARAEVDAASSALTALSRTLGARVPRGEVIFAPSLPRVVDKVHVGLGDQPQGPVVSLAATRVMIDAAVSKEERSLLKVGSPARLDDQASAVAFAGKVFAIAETPGTEGAPPGAYRVRIAPEDADLGDLSGLNVRVTLPVRSTADDVLVVPVAALATNAAGAVSVQVEAGDALEEVLVGVGLAADGFVEVEPLRGGLSQGDFVVVGHRR; the protein is encoded by the coding sequence ATGAGTAGATCGCTTGGCCGCTTCATTCGATCGACGTTCCATTACGCGACCATCAGACGGCACGGTAACGACGGTGAGCCGGTCGGTCCCCCGGGACTGTTAAGGCCGACCGGTGGGCGCCGGCGGTGGGTTGTATGGCTCTCGGCACTGGCCTTGGTCGCGGCGGTAGGCCCGGGGTGGATCGGCCGGGACATCCGGTCGCCGGACGAGTTGGCACGCCGGGCTCAGGCCCCGCCGCCTTCCCGGATCACCGCTGAGGTGGAGCGTCGCCAGCTCAGCACCTCGGTGGTGATCCGGGGTGATGTGCGGTTCGACCAAGCGACGGAGGTGACCGTTGACGGTGATATCGGCGACAGGTCTGCGGGCGCCCTTGTCGTGACCGGCCGCATTCCCCGTCCGGGAACCCGACTGGCCGAGGGCGCTGTCGTCGTCGAGGTGTCTGGTCGACCGATCTTTGTTCTCCAAGGCGCGTTGCCGATGTACCGGCCGCTGCGGCCGGGCGCCACGGGCACGGACGTTCGTCAGCTCGAGCTGGCACTCGGGCGGCTCGGCCTGTTCCCGCACCGGCCGGACGATATCTACGACGGGAGGACCGCTGACGCCGTGGCGGAATTGTTCCGTAACGCTGGCTACGAGCCTGTGGAACGGTCGTCCGAGGAGCGTCAGTTGATGGGGGCCGCAGAGACGCACCTGCTGGCCGCGCGGTCAGGCATGCGCGAGGCGGAGGCTCGGCTCGCCGAGGCGCGGCGACCGCCCTCACGCTCGCAGATACTGGCGGCGGAGGGGGGCGTCGACGAGGCCAGGCGAAGCATCGAGGTGGCCATCGCCAGGCGGGCCGAAGCGGTGGCTGCGGGAGCGCCGGCCTCGGAGCTCGCTGCCCTCGACGGCGAGATCGCGGCCGCCCGGAACCGGCTGGCGGTCGCCGAGAGCGAGTTGGTCGAGCTGATCTCACCAGCTGACACCCGGGCGCAGACGCGCGCGGTGCAGGACGCACGAGCGGAGGTCGATGCCGCCTCGTCCGCACTCACGGCACTGAGCCGGACACTGGGCGCGCGGGTGCCGCGGGGAGAGGTGATCTTCGCGCCGTCGCTGCCCCGAGTCGTTGACAAGGTGCACGTGGGCCTCGGCGACCAACCCCAGGGGCCGGTCGTGAGCCTCGCCGCCACAAGGGTCATGATCGATGCCGCTGTGTCCAAGGAGGAGCGGTCGCTGCTGAAGGTGGGATCGCCCGCACGGCTCGACGACCAGGCGTCCGCCGTCGCATTCGCGGGAAAGGTGTTCGCGATCGCCGAGACCCCGGGCACCGAGGGAGCGCCACCCGGTGCGTACCGGGTTCGGATCGCGCCGGAAGATGCCGACCTGGGTGATCTATCTGGCTTGAACGTGCGGGTGACGCTTCCGGTCCGAAGCACGGCCGACGACGTACTCGTGGTCCCCGTCGCCGCACTGGCCACGAATGCCGCCGGTGCGGTGAGCGTGCAGGTCGAGGCGGGTGACGCGCTCGAGGAGGTCTTGGTCGGCGTGGGCCTGGCCGCAGACGGCTTCGTGGAGGTCGAGCCGCTGCGGGGTGGTCTCAGCCAGGGTGACTTCGTAGTGGTCGGACATCGACGGTGA